A genome region from Schlesneria paludicola DSM 18645 includes the following:
- a CDS encoding transthyretin-like family protein gives MTFRRLFPFGPAMMAVIVASGCSNSELIPPKTVPVSGSVTYKGKPAAGVRVKFHPQFNIGKLDFVPYGETGADGKYVLSTGKPGNGAPKGEYLVTLEMPYIGVDPQDGLESELDRLKGVYSDPYKNNWTVILNDGENVLDPFQIQ, from the coding sequence ATGACGTTTCGGCGGTTGTTTCCTTTCGGTCCTGCGATGATGGCGGTTATTGTCGCGTCAGGTTGTTCGAACTCGGAATTGATTCCACCCAAAACGGTTCCAGTAAGCGGGTCGGTCACATACAAAGGAAAACCGGCTGCTGGAGTACGCGTTAAATTCCATCCTCAGTTCAATATCGGGAAGTTGGATTTCGTCCCGTATGGAGAGACTGGAGCTGATGGCAAGTATGTCCTGAGCACCGGCAAGCCTGGCAACGGTGCCCCCAAGGGCGAATATCTGGTGACACTGGAAATGCCATACATCGGTGTCGATCCTCAAGACGGACTGGAGTCCGAGTTGGATCGGCTGAAGGGCGTCTACAGTGATCCATATAAAAATAACTGGACTGTCATTTTGAATGATGGAGAAAACGTGCTTGATCCGTTTCAGATTCAGTAA